The following proteins are encoded in a genomic region of Corynebacterium atypicum:
- a CDS encoding DUF3000 domain-containing protein, whose translation MNSEQSTIPPHHSGSTDDEALPADFSAAVESLYRARLRDELVIGTIRPPQRLAPFSHAVGLEVDRGEDPLNPAPVSEGDAFGRLILLHGPQAEEAWDGAMRLVAYIQADMDDEVARDPLLPDVAWQWLTEGLAKFGADHSNIGGTVTATSSVRFGEIGGPPRAYQLELRASWTAAEVSLTHHVEAFADVLAHIAGLPPEGVRTIGPR comes from the coding sequence ATGAATTCCGAGCAGTCGACGATCCCGCCGCACCACAGCGGATCCACGGACGACGAGGCACTGCCCGCGGACTTCTCAGCCGCCGTCGAGTCGCTGTACCGGGCTCGACTGCGCGACGAGCTTGTCATCGGCACGATCCGTCCCCCGCAGCGCCTCGCCCCGTTTAGCCACGCGGTCGGCCTGGAGGTCGATCGGGGCGAAGACCCCCTCAACCCCGCCCCCGTGTCCGAGGGCGACGCCTTTGGCCGGCTCATCTTGTTACACGGCCCGCAGGCCGAGGAGGCCTGGGACGGCGCCATGCGGCTGGTGGCCTACATTCAGGCCGACATGGACGACGAGGTGGCCCGGGATCCTTTGCTTCCCGACGTCGCGTGGCAGTGGCTCACCGAGGGTTTGGCAAAGTTCGGCGCCGACCACAGCAATATCGGCGGAACGGTAACCGCCACGTCTTCGGTGCGCTTTGGGGAGATCGGCGGCCCGCCACGGGCTTATCAGCTCGAGTTGCGGGCGTCCTGGACCGCAGCGGAGGTCAGCTTGACCCACCACGTGGAGGCGTTCGCGGATGTGCTTGCCCACATCGCAGGGCTTCCTCCCGAAGGTGTGCGCACGATCGGTCCGAGGTAG
- a CDS encoding DUF3093 domain-containing protein, with protein sequence MSESAGNQSTVLYRERQWVPIYWWVLAFLLVALLTAQFAHNRTIAWLIGPAVVLSALAVWIMVSLSSTVVQVEQDGDGTRWLFVKEAMLPADVVSRSLAVPATAKRNAMGHQLDPAAFVVSHGWVAEMVMLVLDDPNDPTPYWLIGTKHPEKLLRAFLPKQAEEALRTID encoded by the coding sequence GTGAGTGAGTCGGCAGGAAATCAGAGCACTGTCCTATACCGGGAGCGCCAGTGGGTGCCCATCTACTGGTGGGTGCTGGCGTTTTTGCTCGTCGCGCTTTTGACCGCCCAATTTGCCCATAACCGCACCATCGCCTGGCTGATCGGGCCCGCGGTGGTGCTCTCTGCCCTCGCCGTGTGGATCATGGTTTCCCTGTCCTCGACCGTGGTGCAGGTGGAGCAAGACGGGGACGGCACCAGGTGGCTCTTTGTCAAAGAGGCGATGCTGCCCGCCGACGTCGTCTCTCGCTCGCTGGCGGTGCCCGCCACGGCGAAGCGCAACGCAATGGGGCACCAACTCGATCCGGCGGCGTTCGTCGTCTCGCACGGCTGGGTGGCCGAGATGGTGATGCTCGTCCTCGACGATCCGAACGATCCGACGCCTTACTGGCTGATCGGGACAAAGCACCCGGAGAAGCTATTGCGCGCGTTCCTGCCCAAGCAGGCGGAAGAAGCGCTTCGGACCATCGACTAA
- a CDS encoding HRDC domain-containing protein, protein MVQEHLVLDTPELFADGARRLAEGRGPFAVDTERASGFRFDDRVFLLQVRRRGAGTFLFAPEGHRDELSRTLAPVLTGEQWVVHAAVTDLPALAWLQLTPGSLFDTEVAARIAGFDRVNLAAVVEAATGTTIKKGHGWEDWSTTPLPEDWLRYAAEDVDYLLEAAEFLAEVLDNAGKLEWAEAEFAHIVLTHACPPPERDWRRTKGVLRLKKPLQLAIARELWYAREELAIDSDTNPSRLLPDKAIVALAEAETTAPQVLARKLDLKPAARRRAGQYRDLWLQAISQGFAVSVDERPRPVHRYHEYPPHSLWAECYPEAHERLRKVNEELTDLSVRLEVPEANLVSPKALRALVWAATESHSVHTLDDARAFLASHDARGWQIDLVSPLIRRSVLR, encoded by the coding sequence GTGGTTCAAGAACACCTTGTGCTGGACACCCCCGAGCTCTTTGCCGACGGCGCCCGGCGGCTCGCCGAGGGCCGCGGCCCCTTTGCCGTAGACACCGAGCGCGCCTCCGGCTTCCGCTTTGACGATCGCGTCTTTTTGCTGCAGGTGCGCAGGCGCGGCGCCGGGACGTTTTTGTTCGCGCCGGAGGGGCACCGCGACGAGCTTTCCCGCACGCTCGCCCCGGTGCTCACAGGAGAGCAGTGGGTCGTGCACGCCGCGGTCACGGATCTGCCCGCTTTAGCGTGGCTGCAATTGACTCCGGGGAGCCTGTTCGACACGGAGGTCGCCGCGCGCATCGCCGGCTTCGACCGGGTCAACCTCGCCGCGGTGGTGGAGGCGGCGACCGGGACAACGATCAAGAAGGGGCACGGCTGGGAGGACTGGTCAACCACTCCCCTCCCGGAAGACTGGCTGCGCTACGCGGCCGAGGACGTAGACTACCTTTTAGAAGCCGCCGAGTTCCTCGCCGAGGTGTTGGACAACGCCGGCAAACTGGAGTGGGCGGAGGCCGAGTTTGCCCACATCGTGCTAACCCACGCGTGCCCTCCCCCGGAGCGCGACTGGCGTCGCACGAAGGGCGTGCTGCGGTTGAAAAAGCCGCTGCAGCTAGCTATCGCGCGCGAGCTCTGGTACGCCCGCGAGGAGCTCGCGATCGACTCCGATACCAACCCCTCGAGGCTGCTGCCGGATAAGGCGATCGTCGCGTTGGCTGAAGCGGAGACGACAGCACCGCAGGTCCTGGCGAGAAAACTCGACCTCAAGCCGGCCGCGCGGCGCCGCGCAGGCCAGTACCGTGACCTGTGGCTCCAGGCGATCTCCCAGGGATTTGCTGTGTCGGTGGACGAGCGCCCCCGCCCCGTTCATCGGTACCACGAGTATCCGCCTCATTCACTGTGGGCGGAGTGCTACCCGGAGGCGCACGAGCGGCTGCGAAAGGTCAACGAGGAGCTCACCGACCTTTCGGTGCGCCTGGAGGTGCCGGAAGCCAACCTCGTCTCCCCCAAAGCCTTGCGGGCGCTGGTGTGGGCGGCGACGGAGAGCCACAGCGTGCACACGCTTGACGACGCCCGCGCATTCCTGGCCAGCCACGACGCACGCGGCTGGCAGATCGACCTGGTCAGCCCGCTTATCCGCCGGTCGGTGCTGCGCTAG
- a CDS encoding glycosyltransferase family 87 protein produces MTNLRRDPFRSFWVAPPQTSPLASEQAGREVMANPHWERLGRLTLWPLAVLAVVHTVCVRAAAGSTTDDFTTVYLATRRFWDDIPVYNEVYHHVDPHYLYNPGATLLLSPLGLSHHPGAARMLFILVGAAAIVAALVWLCDIFGVRRSSPLLPAVIFGAFLTESVVNTLVFANINGVLLLVFVGFIAAFQHGRNWWAGVALGLLIVVKPLFAPLLVLAVMVWRWRIVAAGVAVPLTLNALAWPLVPGAGDYLSVVVPYLGEVRDYANSSILGMGAYFGWPDWTTTVLRAVVGLAVLVAMLALARWRYTDQLLWLTTSSGILLAGVFVLSSLGQQYYSMMLFPMVMTIVLPKSAVANVTSWVCLAAIFSPLDWTVSAGENLGSWVTQFANTAGWSGLIVAVAATTGVWWIHQQRKV; encoded by the coding sequence GTGACTAATCTGCGCCGCGACCCGTTTCGCTCGTTCTGGGTGGCTCCGCCTCAGACCAGCCCGCTAGCGAGCGAGCAGGCCGGGCGCGAGGTGATGGCCAACCCGCACTGGGAACGCCTCGGCAGGTTGACGCTATGGCCGCTGGCGGTGCTGGCGGTGGTGCATACCGTGTGCGTCCGGGCCGCGGCCGGGTCGACTACCGACGACTTCACCACGGTCTATTTGGCCACGCGCCGTTTCTGGGATGACATCCCCGTCTATAACGAGGTGTACCACCACGTCGATCCCCATTACCTCTATAACCCGGGCGCTACTCTCCTGTTAAGCCCGCTAGGCTTAAGCCACCATCCCGGCGCCGCGCGCATGCTTTTCATCCTCGTCGGGGCCGCCGCCATAGTCGCGGCACTGGTCTGGCTGTGCGACATCTTCGGGGTGAGGCGCTCTTCGCCGCTTCTGCCCGCGGTGATCTTCGGCGCCTTCCTCACCGAATCTGTCGTGAACACCCTGGTCTTTGCCAATATCAACGGGGTGCTGCTGCTCGTCTTCGTGGGTTTTATCGCCGCCTTTCAGCACGGCCGCAACTGGTGGGCGGGCGTGGCACTTGGTCTTTTGATTGTGGTCAAGCCACTATTCGCACCGCTGCTGGTCCTCGCCGTCATGGTCTGGCGCTGGCGGATCGTTGCCGCCGGGGTAGCCGTGCCGCTTACCTTGAATGCACTGGCCTGGCCGCTGGTTCCCGGGGCGGGAGATTATCTCAGCGTGGTCGTTCCCTATCTGGGCGAGGTCCGCGACTACGCCAACAGCTCGATTCTGGGCATGGGCGCCTACTTCGGCTGGCCAGATTGGACAACAACCGTCCTGCGCGCCGTGGTCGGGCTGGCGGTGCTGGTAGCGATGCTCGCGCTGGCCCGGTGGCGCTACACCGACCAGCTGCTGTGGTTGACTACCTCCAGCGGCATCTTGCTAGCCGGAGTCTTCGTGTTGTCTTCGTTGGGTCAGCAGTACTACTCGATGATGCTCTTCCCCATGGTCATGACGATTGTACTGCCGAAAAGCGCCGTGGCCAACGTGACCTCTTGGGTGTGCCTGGCGGCTATTTTCAGCCCCCTCGACTGGACCGTCTCCGCAGGCGAGAACCTCGGCAGCTGGGTGACGCAATTCGCAAACACCGCCGGCTGGTCTGGATTGATCGTCGCGGTCGCGGCAACCACCGGAGTATGGTGGATACATCAACAACGGAAGGTGTGA
- the dxs gene encoding 1-deoxy-D-xylulose-5-phosphate synthase: MGILHTISSPADLKALQPQQLEELCGEIRQMLIEKVSASGGHLGPNLGVVELTTALHYVFDSPREPLIFDTSHQSYVHKILTGRAGQFDTLRKKGGLSGYTSRAESEHDWTESSHASAALSYADGMSKAFALGGEPHRNVVAIVGDGAMTGGMCWESLNNIAAGRDRNVVIIVNDNGRSYSPTIGGFADALADLRMLRTYDRVMEQGKTTLKSLGWVGERTFEALHAFKEGVKSQVLPDQMFPELGIKYVGPVNGHNLKALTNVLRYAQEYEGPIIVHVVTEKGRGFAPAATESPDLMHSTGAIDPVTGQALTASRPGWTEVFARELVAAGAVRDDLVAITAAMAGPTGLQPFAERFPARFFDVGIAEAHAVTSAAGLALAGLHPVVALYSTFLNRGFDQLLMDVGLLGCPVTFVLDRSGVTGSDGASHNGVWDMVITSLVPGLKLAAPRDGAQLGELFREAIAIDAPTAVRFPKGDRPEDIPALRRTPGGVDVLVENEGARDDDAVNLVVVSIGALAGNVLQAVDGLDSGIAVTVVDPRWAAPVNPELLELASSADLVVTVEDGLVRGGIGSQLSEALNAAEIDTPVRNLAFPDVYPDHESRSELLADVGLDAEGIRGALTGWVAALADRDED, from the coding sequence ATGGGAATCCTCCACACTATTTCTTCGCCCGCTGACCTCAAGGCCTTACAGCCGCAGCAACTGGAAGAACTGTGCGGTGAGATCCGCCAGATGCTCATCGAAAAAGTCTCCGCGTCGGGCGGGCACTTGGGCCCCAACCTCGGGGTTGTCGAGCTCACGACCGCCCTGCACTACGTTTTCGATTCGCCCCGTGAACCGCTGATCTTTGATACGAGCCACCAGTCTTACGTGCATAAAATCCTGACCGGCCGGGCCGGGCAGTTCGACACCTTGCGCAAGAAGGGAGGCTTGTCCGGTTACACCTCGCGCGCCGAGTCGGAACACGATTGGACCGAGTCCTCGCACGCATCGGCGGCGTTGTCCTACGCCGACGGGATGTCCAAGGCCTTCGCCCTCGGCGGGGAGCCGCACCGCAACGTTGTGGCCATCGTAGGCGACGGCGCGATGACCGGCGGCATGTGCTGGGAGTCGCTGAACAACATCGCCGCCGGGCGCGACCGCAACGTGGTCATCATCGTCAACGACAACGGGCGCAGCTACTCGCCGACCATCGGCGGCTTTGCCGACGCGCTCGCGGACTTGCGAATGCTGCGCACCTATGACCGTGTGATGGAGCAGGGCAAGACCACGCTGAAGTCGCTCGGGTGGGTTGGCGAGCGCACGTTCGAGGCGCTGCACGCCTTCAAAGAAGGAGTCAAGTCCCAGGTTCTGCCCGATCAGATGTTCCCGGAGCTCGGCATCAAATACGTCGGCCCCGTCAACGGGCACAATCTCAAGGCGCTCACCAACGTGTTGCGCTACGCCCAGGAGTACGAGGGGCCGATCATTGTGCACGTGGTGACCGAGAAGGGCCGGGGATTTGCCCCCGCGGCCACCGAGTCGCCGGACCTCATGCATTCCACGGGCGCGATCGACCCGGTGACCGGGCAGGCGCTGACCGCCTCGCGGCCGGGATGGACCGAGGTCTTTGCCCGCGAGCTGGTTGCCGCGGGCGCCGTGCGCGACGACCTGGTGGCCATCACGGCCGCGATGGCCGGCCCCACCGGGTTACAGCCCTTTGCCGAGCGCTTCCCGGCCCGCTTCTTCGACGTCGGCATCGCAGAGGCACACGCGGTGACCTCTGCCGCTGGGCTGGCGTTGGCAGGCCTGCACCCGGTGGTCGCCCTCTACTCGACCTTCTTGAACCGCGGCTTCGACCAGCTGCTCATGGACGTCGGGCTGCTGGGTTGCCCGGTGACCTTCGTCCTCGACAGATCCGGGGTGACCGGATCGGATGGGGCGAGTCACAACGGCGTGTGGGATATGGTGATCACCTCCCTGGTCCCGGGCCTTAAACTTGCCGCGCCGCGCGACGGGGCGCAGCTGGGCGAGCTGTTCCGCGAAGCCATTGCGATTGACGCCCCGACCGCCGTGCGCTTTCCCAAAGGCGACAGGCCTGAGGACATTCCAGCGCTGCGGCGTACCCCAGGCGGCGTGGACGTTCTCGTTGAAAACGAGGGGGCCCGCGACGACGACGCGGTTAACCTCGTGGTCGTCTCCATCGGCGCCCTGGCGGGCAACGTCCTCCAGGCCGTCGACGGCCTCGACTCCGGCATCGCCGTGACCGTTGTCGATCCGCGGTGGGCGGCTCCGGTGAACCCCGAGCTGCTCGAGCTGGCCAGCTCCGCGGACCTTGTGGTCACCGTCGAGGACGGCTTGGTCCGCGGCGGCATCGGCAGCCAGCTTTCTGAGGCGCTCAACGCCGCAGAGATCGACACCCCGGTGCGTAACCTGGCGTTTCCCGATGTCTACCCGGACCATGAGTCGCGCAGCGAGCTGCTCGCCGACGTCGGACTGGACGCCGAAGGCATACGGGGCGCGCTGACCGGCTGGGTGGCAGCCCTGGCCGACCGCGACGAGGACTAG
- the msrB gene encoding peptide-methionine (R)-S-oxide reductase MsrB, with the protein MTDYTQLTDAQWRERLTPQEYRVLRQAGTEAPFTGEYTDTTTEGIYSCRACGAELFRSTEKFSAHCGWPAFFSPLAGDRVIERTDDSLGMRRTEVLCANCGSHLGHVFAGEGYQTPTDLRYCINSICLTLTEKAPEEDPTDT; encoded by the coding sequence GTGACCGATTACACTCAACTCACCGACGCCCAATGGCGCGAGCGGCTCACCCCTCAGGAGTACCGGGTACTGCGCCAGGCCGGGACCGAAGCCCCGTTTACTGGCGAGTACACCGATACCACCACAGAGGGCATCTACAGCTGCCGGGCCTGCGGCGCGGAGCTGTTCCGCTCGACGGAGAAATTCTCCGCCCACTGCGGCTGGCCCGCCTTTTTCAGCCCGCTAGCCGGCGACCGGGTGATCGAGCGGACGGACGATTCCTTAGGCATGCGCCGCACCGAGGTGTTGTGCGCAAACTGCGGCTCGCACTTGGGTCACGTGTTCGCCGGCGAGGGCTACCAGACGCCGACCGACCTGCGCTATTGCATTAACTCGATCTGCCTGACGCTCACCGAAAAAGCCCCCGAAGAAGATCCTACGGATACTTAA
- the dut gene encoding dUTP diphosphatase, producing the protein MGPVRVRLIDPEMPLPHRVHPDDAGADLRSAEDVILAPGERRLVRTGIAIALPPGTVGLVHPRSGLATKHGLTVVNTPGTIDAGYRGELKISLINLDPTTAVEVHRGDRIAQLLVQRVELCAFVEADELDETDRGAGGHGSTGLG; encoded by the coding sequence TTGGGGCCGGTGCGAGTGCGCCTGATCGACCCGGAGATGCCGCTGCCGCACCGGGTTCACCCCGACGATGCCGGTGCCGACTTAAGAAGCGCCGAGGACGTCATCCTCGCCCCCGGCGAGCGCCGGCTGGTGCGCACCGGAATCGCCATTGCGCTGCCGCCCGGCACGGTGGGGCTGGTCCACCCGCGCTCGGGGCTGGCTACCAAACACGGGCTGACGGTGGTCAACACCCCGGGGACGATCGACGCAGGCTACCGCGGCGAGCTCAAGATCAGCCTGATCAACCTGGACCCCACCACGGCGGTCGAGGTGCATCGCGGAGACCGGATTGCGCAGCTCCTTGTCCAACGGGTCGAGCTCTGCGCATTCGTCGAGGCAGACGAGCTCGACGAGACCGATCGGGGCGCGGGCGGCCACGGATCTACCGGACTCGGCTAG
- the hemQ gene encoding hydrogen peroxide-dependent heme synthase: MADQDLDFEKLNKLQVYIQTAVFRMPSATLGVDRDAAAAEFSDFFVELASKGEVTVRGVYLISGTQANGDFMIWWHAEHFSQLQAALNAFRRETAVGRAAELVWTGNGLHRPSEFNKRHLPAFVMGEEPREWMTVYPFVRSYEWYVMDADKRRKILANHGANACDFADVRANTTMAFVLGDYEWMLNFEADELHRIVDLMHTMRYTEARLHVREEIPFYTGQRFEDLKKLVALLP; this comes from the coding sequence ATGGCTGACCAAGATCTCGACTTTGAAAAACTAAATAAGCTGCAGGTTTACATTCAGACGGCCGTCTTTAGGATGCCGAGCGCCACGCTAGGTGTAGACCGCGACGCCGCGGCCGCCGAGTTCTCTGACTTCTTCGTGGAGCTGGCGAGCAAGGGAGAGGTCACCGTCCGCGGTGTCTACCTCATCTCCGGAACCCAGGCCAACGGCGACTTTATGATCTGGTGGCACGCCGAACACTTCTCCCAGCTGCAGGCGGCGCTCAACGCCTTCCGCAGGGAGACCGCAGTCGGGCGCGCGGCCGAGCTCGTCTGGACCGGCAACGGGCTGCACCGGCCCTCCGAGTTCAACAAGCGTCACCTGCCCGCGTTTGTGATGGGCGAAGAGCCCCGCGAGTGGATGACGGTCTACCCGTTCGTGCGCTCCTACGAGTGGTACGTCATGGACGCGGACAAGCGGCGCAAGATCCTGGCCAACCACGGCGCCAACGCCTGCGACTTCGCTGACGTGCGCGCGAACACGACCATGGCCTTCGTACTCGGCGACTACGAATGGATGCTTAACTTCGAAGCCGACGAGCTGCACCGCATCGTGGACCTGATGCACACGATGCGCTACACCGAGGCCCGCCTGCACGTGCGCGAGGAGATCCCGTTCTACACCGGGCAGCGGTTCGAAGACCTGAAGAAGTTGGTTGCGTTGCTGCCCTAG
- a CDS encoding class I SAM-dependent RNA methyltransferase produces MNAHTPAGTHTPRTADLVRGEVCRIVIERMAHGGVGIGTVDGRVVFVAGGLPGDTCQVRIEQVKKRFARGSVVAVLEASPLRVDQRCPAAAAGAGCCDFGIVNPDAELGLKVDILRDQLMRLGGFTTLPAIESATLDPASGWRTRVRLGVDAQGRAGVHKARSKELVTSVACAQVVPGLLDGVVGPWARRFTPGAQVIVAATEDGRQIVEARRASRGRRAERATEVIEGEKFAPVRVGSDVFHVAATAFWQAHVAAPEAYCRLVERMCALPGQAEGNPEASAGASSRRVAWDLYGGTGIFVPALNRALGASAQVHTVDSAESAHGAQHPALAGIDHRIHVNAVERAVGLLPAPEAVVLDPPRTGAGEAVVAAVAAKRPRVVVHIGCDPATLARDLNLWRQSGYWVTDCQLIDAFPGTHHFEVVCRLVPSGDGDGADTDDASRR; encoded by the coding sequence TTGAACGCACACACCCCGGCGGGTACCCACACCCCGCGGACGGCAGACCTGGTCCGCGGCGAGGTCTGCCGCATCGTTATCGAACGCATGGCCCATGGCGGCGTCGGCATCGGGACAGTAGACGGCCGCGTCGTCTTCGTTGCCGGTGGGCTACCGGGAGACACCTGCCAGGTGCGCATCGAGCAAGTAAAGAAGCGGTTCGCGCGCGGCAGCGTCGTAGCAGTCCTCGAGGCTTCTCCGCTGCGGGTGGATCAGCGCTGCCCAGCAGCGGCCGCCGGCGCCGGGTGCTGCGATTTTGGCATCGTCAACCCGGATGCGGAGCTGGGCCTGAAGGTCGATATCCTGCGCGACCAGCTCATGCGGCTCGGCGGGTTTACCACCTTGCCGGCGATCGAGTCGGCCACGCTGGACCCGGCCTCCGGTTGGCGCACCCGAGTTCGCCTCGGTGTGGACGCGCAGGGTAGGGCGGGGGTGCACAAAGCGCGCTCGAAGGAGCTCGTCACCTCCGTGGCCTGCGCCCAGGTAGTCCCCGGGCTTCTCGACGGCGTGGTGGGCCCCTGGGCGCGGCGCTTCACCCCGGGCGCACAGGTGATCGTGGCCGCTACCGAAGACGGCCGCCAGATTGTCGAGGCGCGCCGGGCTTCCCGGGGGCGCCGCGCCGAGCGGGCTACCGAGGTTATCGAGGGTGAAAAGTTTGCCCCCGTACGGGTGGGAAGTGACGTGTTTCACGTCGCGGCGACGGCGTTCTGGCAGGCGCATGTGGCCGCGCCCGAGGCCTACTGCCGGCTGGTGGAACGCATGTGTGCGCTGCCCGGCCAGGCGGAAGGCAATCCGGAGGCGTCAGCTGGCGCCAGCTCCCGGCGCGTCGCCTGGGACCTCTACGGCGGGACGGGGATTTTCGTCCCGGCGCTCAACCGGGCGCTGGGCGCGTCGGCGCAGGTCCATACCGTCGATTCGGCCGAGTCAGCACACGGCGCCCAGCACCCGGCGCTGGCGGGGATCGATCATCGGATCCACGTCAACGCGGTCGAACGCGCGGTGGGTCTACTGCCCGCGCCCGAGGCCGTGGTGCTGGATCCGCCGCGGACCGGCGCCGGAGAAGCCGTGGTGGCCGCAGTGGCAGCGAAGAGGCCACGCGTCGTCGTTCATATCGGCTGCGATCCGGCGACGTTGGCTCGCGACCTCAACCTGTGGCGGCAGTCTGGTTACTGGGTCACGGACTGCCAGCTCATCGACGCCTTCCCCGGGACACACCACTTTGAGGTCGTCTGCCGGCTGGTGCCGAGCGGGGACGGCGACGGGGCCGACACCGACGACGCCTCGAGGCGCTAG
- a CDS encoding pyrimidine reductase family protein, producing the protein MKESGAANDLDLLDALLGPDAYGVRAVAISSLTGSATISGTSGGLGNSLDAALLAALRQWSDVVLVGAGTVRAEDYGPIHTDPTYAQRRRSRGQETTPRLGVLSGSLSIEPDSALFSSVASGIPGPLILTTSQAAASGRADALREAGADVVDCGDGGLASAVEAVRARGARRIVVEGGPSTYAAGLDADLIGVFYLTVSPVASGSVEQPLVSGGGTTPRQFQLDHVYRDEDSLLFLRYRRAQGASAGEEK; encoded by the coding sequence ATGAAAGAATCCGGCGCCGCCAACGACCTCGACCTCCTCGACGCGCTCTTAGGCCCGGACGCCTACGGAGTGCGCGCGGTAGCGATTTCTTCGTTAACCGGATCAGCTACCATCTCCGGCACCTCCGGCGGCCTGGGCAACTCCCTCGACGCCGCGTTGCTGGCTGCCCTGCGGCAGTGGTCCGACGTTGTACTTGTGGGAGCGGGCACGGTGCGGGCCGAGGACTACGGCCCCATTCATACCGACCCTACCTACGCGCAGCGGCGCCGATCCCGCGGCCAGGAAACGACCCCGCGCTTGGGCGTGCTCAGCGGATCTCTTTCCATCGAACCGGATTCCGCGCTGTTTTCCTCGGTCGCGAGCGGCATTCCCGGGCCGTTGATCCTCACAACGAGCCAAGCCGCAGCCAGCGGGCGCGCGGACGCCCTTCGGGAGGCCGGGGCCGACGTCGTGGACTGCGGCGACGGGGGCCTGGCCAGCGCCGTCGAGGCCGTACGCGCCCGTGGGGCTCGGCGCATCGTCGTCGAGGGTGGCCCGAGCACGTACGCGGCCGGGCTGGACGCGGACCTTATCGGCGTCTTCTACCTCACCGTCTCCCCTGTAGCCAGCGGCAGCGTGGAGCAACCGCTGGTGTCCGGCGGCGGCACGACGCCACGCCAGTTTCAGCTCGACCACGTCTACCGGGACGAGGACTCCTTGCTCTTTTTGCGGTATCGCAGGGCACAGGGCGCGAGCGCAGGTGAAGAAAAGTAG
- a CDS encoding DUF3710 domain-containing protein — protein sequence MWPFGKKKTAGQVSSAADEAKPQGGSTARGDASEPKDSAASAAQDGAPDLARGDRVSGDTGPFDGDSVDIDAFDFSDFASGILNLGSLKLPLPKQSQVQVEMGHDGPRMLHVVTAHGRITPVAFAAPRSGGQWRQTVTQIVAKMREDKLNPEIVEGPWGREIVAQNPNGQLRIIGIDGPRWMLRFTLAAPTGHEEELAAQARELAARTFVYRGDKPILAGNSLPVAIPKQLADQLQQAMQNRQADGSHGGPAQPGSDH from the coding sequence ATGTGGCCTTTTGGGAAGAAGAAGACGGCCGGCCAGGTTAGCTCCGCCGCTGACGAGGCCAAGCCGCAGGGCGGCAGCACGGCCCGCGGCGATGCTTCGGAGCCAAAGGACTCGGCGGCATCCGCGGCACAGGACGGGGCGCCTGACCTGGCGCGCGGCGACCGGGTCAGTGGAGACACGGGCCCCTTCGACGGCGACAGCGTCGATATAGACGCCTTCGACTTCAGCGACTTCGCCTCCGGCATTTTGAACCTGGGCTCGCTCAAGCTGCCGCTTCCCAAGCAGTCTCAGGTGCAGGTCGAGATGGGGCACGATGGCCCCCGGATGCTGCACGTGGTCACGGCCCACGGGCGGATCACGCCGGTGGCGTTCGCAGCGCCTCGCTCCGGGGGCCAGTGGCGCCAGACCGTCACCCAGATCGTGGCGAAGATGCGCGAGGACAAGCTCAACCCCGAGATCGTCGAAGGGCCCTGGGGGCGCGAGATCGTCGCCCAGAACCCCAACGGCCAGCTGCGCATCATTGGTATTGACGGGCCCCGGTGGATGCTGCGCTTTACCCTTGCCGCGCCCACCGGGCACGAAGAAGAGCTCGCGGCCCAGGCACGAGAGCTCGCCGCTCGCACCTTTGTCTACCGCGGAGATAAACCGATCCTGGCCGGAAACTCGCTGCCGGTAGCCATCCCCAAACAACTCGCTGACCAGCTGCAGCAGGCCATGCAGAATCGCCAGGCGGACGGCTCGCACGGCGGCCCCGCGCAGCCGGGCTCCGACCACTAG